The genomic DNA AAATTGAGCTTCTTACGCCAAGTGCTTTCCGGATAGGTGTGAAGCTTTCTCGCCGCTTCTGCGACCAGCTCTTTTTCAACAGATTCAACACCATCGTACCCAATTCCGAATTCAGCATACGCTGCAGCGGGCGGTTCAAAGACAGTTAGCAAATGTAAATCTGCGTCGAAGACTTCAGCAAAACCACATGCATAACTGAGTGCATGTTCGCTGCACTCGCTGAAGTCCGTTGCCAGAAGAATTCGTTTCAAGTTCACCATTGCAGACCTCCCAGGTCAAACGTCACGTCATGAAAATGGTTATTCTGAATCTTTATGAACCCAAACAGAGCATTTGGCATGGCGAAGAATTCTTTCGCATGTGCTTCCGATAAAAAATCGCTTGATGCGACTTAGCCCTCGATGTCCCAGCACAACCAAATCTGCATCAACCCGCTCGATTGTGTCGAGCAATTCCTCAGTTACGGAATTCGCACGTACTACCTCACCTGCAACTCGGGATGTCGCTTTGCGAAGCTGAGCAACGGCAGATTGGACTATTCTTTCTCGCGCTGCCTTTTCTTTCCCATCAATGGCCCGGCGCAACTCGGTATCCCAAGTCCCCAAGTGGCTCTCATTTTGCAATATGCTCACAACGAGAATGTCGACATTCTCTCCCCAGGGAATCCCTGCCAGCATTTCAACTCCATTTTGTGAAACGTCCGACCCGTCAACCGCCACGACAATTCGAAACGTCCGATGTGACGCCTTCACTTTCTCGGAAGGACGAGTGACCAGAACTGAACAGTCTGCATGTTTCGCAATCGCTGCGGATGTGCTTCCCATGAGAAACTGTTGTGTGGCAGACTGACCGCGTGCTCCAACGATGATCAGCTCGGCGTTTTTTTCCTCAGCAAGGTCGATCAACGTTTCAGAGGGGTGGCCTTCTTTCAGGCAACCTTCCACAGTCCCGCGAATCCCTTCGAATCGAGAGACTTCCTCAGCCAGCAAGGCTTCTCCGTCAGACTGGTATTGCTCCAGAATCCCTGCCACATGCGAAGGGAATTCCCGTTTGAGATGAGTGAGTGAAGGGATGACATTTACGTAGGCAATCGTCAACTCCAAAGGGCTGGTGAAGGGGATTCTGGCCAGCAACCACTGAGCGTCTTTGGATGCCTCTGAACCGTCAGTGGCGAGTAAAACTCTCATCGTAATCTCCTCAGGCAAAACGCCTGTTTTTTTGAATGTTTCGCGCGCCATATCGGTCGAACGACCTCGAATCAGGCAAAACGTGTGCCGACGTTTCTCACCGACATAAACCGAGTGTTTGCAGCGCATCTTATTTATAGGCGCATCGAGGAACTGTGCGAGTTCGCACACACTGAGTTGGAACCGCACACCTGCTCAGAAGTATTGAAGTCCCACAAGTGCCGATGAGTCACTTCGGTTTCACCAACCATTTCGCCGACAATGTTGGCTCAGTTTACCGGTCACGCTGAAAAGATGGGTTTGATTGCGTGTTGTTCTGGTGGAATCTCAGAGTCTGGGGCTCAGTCCCGATAGCTCGTCTCGTCGATCTCGAACCGTTCCAGAAGCCGGTAAAGTTTACGACGATGAATCCCTAATGTTCGAGACGCTCGAGCTTTGTTGCCCTGTTCCTCTTTTAAGACTTCGATAATGTGAGCCCGTTCAATCAGATCAAGCCGTCGAACATTTTCCGAGCGTTTCAAAATCTCTCCAGAGTCAGTCGACTCGACAACTTCCAATGGAAGGTCCTCGATTGTGATGAGGTTTTCTTCCGCCAGAATCGTAGCCCGTTCGAGCGCGTTGATCAGTTGCCGCACGTTGCCCGGCCAGGAATAATTCTGCATCAATTCGAGAGCATCCTCAGCGATTGACCAGTCTGAATTCAAGAAGTGGTCGATCAGCAAATTGATATCTTTCCCTCGTTTACGTAACGGCGGAAGCACGAGCGACATGACATTGATGCGGTAATACAAATCCTCGCGAAAGTTCCCATCTGCGACTTCCTCTGATAAATCGCGATTCGTTGCAGCAATGATCCGGACACTCACTCGACGCTCCTGGTGAGAGCCCACTCGCCTGAAGGAACCATCTTCCAGTACTCGCAAGAGTTTCGGTTGCAAGCTTAACGGCAGTTCACCTATTTCATCGATGAACAGTGTTCCACCATCTGCGACTTCAAACAAACCGCTCTTCGTTGTGGTGGCTCCGGTGAAGGCGCCTTTCTCGTGGCCAAAGAGTTCACTTTCAACCAATTGCTCCGGGAGAGCCGCACAGTTGATGGTCACGAGCGGCTTTTCAGCCCGTACTTCACTCGCATGATGAATGGCCTGAGCTGCGAGTTCCTTGCCGGTCCCGCTTTCACCCTGAATCAAGACCGCTTTGTCCGTCGGCCCGACACGCTCAATGAGGCGTATGACATCCTGCATCGGCTTGGACTCGCCAATCATCAATTTCTCGGGGCGGCCACGCGCGATCACCTCCTTGAGTTGGCGGTTTTCTTTCTGCAATGACCAAAGGTCATGGGCCAGACGACAGCGATGTTCCAGATCAGCGAGGGGGAAAGGTTTGGTCAGGTAATCACACGCACCCATCTTCATCGCAGCGACAGCGTTCTCAACTGTCGCTTGCCCGGTGAGAATCAGTATCTGAGTTTCCACTCCGTCCGATTTGACTCGCTGAAGCAATTCCAGACCAGAAATCCCCGGCATGTTCATATCAAAAATCGCGACCTGAAAATACTTTTCCTCAAACAGCTTCAAAGCCTCTTGTGCATTGGCGGCTTCTTCAACCCGGTGACCTTTCCGCCTCATCCAGGCGACTGCCATCTCGCGAAAATTGTCGTCGTCTTCAACAATTAACAGATTCATTTCATTCGCTATAGACATCTGCAATTCAATTCGAAGTTATGACGTATTTCTCAAGGTGGCGAGGAGTGCTCTGACGAGTTTGAAGATCACAGCACAAGCTTGTGGAGAACGCTCCTTTGTCGCGACGCAACATCTTCATCGAGCAGTCACTCTCAAGTGCTCGGGCAAGCAGCGGCGTCCATGTTATGAATGCCGCTGAATCTTTCCCAGTCTGTGAAATACTTGAACTGATCCTGATACTTGAAATTGCTCGCTCGAACGTTGATGAAAGCGAACATTCAAGTAGTTTTCGGACTGGTTCTTGAAAAACGTATTCCGTTCCACTTCCTTTCAAGAGCCACCCAGAACCTGCTTCATGTGGTGGGTTCTAACAAGTGAAGTCCAAAAAGTGACCGGGAGACAGTTCTCCTCGCTCTGCAAGTCCAGAATTCACATGATTTGCAGAACAAGAGTTACCAGTCGCCTCGGAGCACAACGAGGAAATCCAGACTCAATACTGAATAAGCATGTGGCGTGCCAAATCTTGACTTCAACGTCCGTCGTGAATGTCTCGGAAGGAATTTACATGTGATGTTGACCAAGAATTCTCCATAACAGCTAACAGCTGCCACTCAATTGCTATTTCCTGGTGTGCGATAACGCACATGTGCGTTCGCTGCGCTTCATGCTTTTGAGCAATGAAACATTCGAAGCTGTGATTCAGAGAGAAAGTGGGGCTTTCGCTGGATTGTGACCATAGGCTCGTTGCAGCCAGCGGTGATGGTGACGGCATGTCATTCGCACAACGGACTATGAGGGGGGCGATCTTCTGACCGCAACGAAGATGGGCTCACAATGATCCAGTATTGGCCAGTTCGCTTGCTCACCTTCCAGGGTAACCCGCGATCACTCAAGTATTTCGAGTTGGTGTCTGCGTCCTGCCTCGTGGAGAACAGCAATTTCGCAGGTGAAACGCGTTCTTCACGGGGACATGGTGGAGCAAACTGCTCTCATTCAAACTGCTCTCATTCAAATAATGCTACAGAAGGAAACAGGAGGTCCGAAAGTGACAGATTCGAACAATCATCCACCACTGGTCAAATCTCTCATGTCTGGTGATGCGTACCCTCACCCCGTTGAGAAAATCGAGCTTTTGGAAACGCATATTTCCTGGATTTTGCTAACTGGCAAATACGCCTACAAAGTCAAGAAACCTGTCGAGCTTGGATTTCTTGACTTTTCCACACTGTCACAGCGTCAGCACTTCTGCGAAGAGGAATTGCGGCTGAATCGACGGTTCTCGAAAGACCTGTATCTCGACGTTGTTTCCATCAAGCAGTTTGGGACACAATTGAAAGTGACTGAAGAAGAGGGAGGCCAAACGGTTGAATATGCAGTGCGGATGCATCAATTTTCTCAAGCGGAGCAGGGCAATGAAATGCTCAAAAGTGGTCGTTTGACACATGTTGAGTTCAACGACTTTGCAGAATCTCTCGCACAATTTCATCATCAAGCAGGATTGGCACCCATCAAGGGGACCGATCCTGATTCGACAGTCCATCACCCTGCATTAGAGAACTTCCGGCATCTCAATCAGGTCGACTGGGACGATGGGATGCGCCAATCACTGGATGAGATACAGGCGTGGACGACGTCGACATACCACGACCACTCCGGGATTTTCCGCCAACGTTCTCAAGACGGATTTGTCCGAGATTGCCACGGAGACCTCCACTTAGGAAACATCGTTTGGTGGAATGAACGGCTGACGCCGTTTGACTGTCTCGAATTCAACGAACAGCTTCGCCAGATCGATGTCATGAGTGAAATCGCATTTCTCATCATGGACCTGGACGACCACCAGCGATCAGGCTTCGCCCGAAGTTTTCTCAACTCTTACTTAGAACAGACAGGAGACTATTCGGGGTTGCGGATCTTGACATTTTATCTGGTCTACCGCTCAATGGTTCGAGCGAAAGTGGCTGCGATTCGCCTGGAACAAGGTCATCTCTCTCCGGAAGAGTGTGACGACTTGAAGCAGGAGTGCCACAGTTACATCAAGCTGGCTCACCAATACACACAGGCGAAGACTCCAAGTCTGGCCATTACCTGTGGGCTCTCGGGAAGTGGAAAAACAACGGGCAGCGAATCACTGGTTCGTGAAGATGCGTTCGTTCGTATCCGCTCCGATGTTGAGCGAAAACGAGTGTTTGGCTTGAATCCATTGGACCGCTCATCCAACGAAATCGCTACGGGACTCTACTCGCAATCTGCCAATGCCAAGACCGAAGAGCGACTCCTCGCAGCGGCGACGGATGCGCTTCAGGCTGGCTTCTCCGTCATCGTTGATGCGACGTTTCTCAAGCAGGAACAGCGCCGTCCATTCATGCAGTTGGCCAAAGAGAAGAAGGTCTCATTCAGGATTTGTCATTTTGAAGCTGCGCACGATGTGCTTCGCCAAAGAGTTCAACAACGGCGCCAGTTGAATAGCGATGCCTCTGACGCAACAGTCGACGTTCTTGAACATCAAATCAAAATTCAAGAACCATTCTCAACCGAAGAGGAGCCGTTTGTCGAAAAGAGCAGTTCAAGGAAAGAGGAGAGCAATTTCGATGCTTGACGTGCCTGTGAAGCTCACTTCTTACATCACTTCGTAGACTGCTCGCCACGGGTCAGAACATAAATACCAATTCGAAAGATGCTCTATTGGTGTTTCGATTTACGGGGCTTTCGGCTCGGTTGGAAGACGGCGGTCGACGCGGAAGAGTCGCTCTGGATTTCGTGTGATAGTGACTTTCAAAGGAGGGGCGATCCCCCCTTGATCGACTTGGATTCGCTGAATGTTTTTGGCATCAAAGGGAGTGTCGTCGATCCATCTGTGGCCGTCGCCATGGATGTAGAGAACCGGTTTGCCGAATGCTTTGGCTTGCTCAATAAATGGGTTAAAAAAGTCATCGTGAACCGGCTTGGGAAGGGCATGTCCAAAAAGAACGATCCCTCGCAGTTCATCGCCACAGCGGGCGATGTTTTGTGCTGTCCAGTCGGCATTTTGTTGGTGACGCAACTTCCATTCCTCAGCATCATGCACGCGCCCTCCGACTAGATTGATCCCCAGAAACAGAATCCCTTCCTGTGTGAAAGCGAAGTTCTCTTCACGCACCAACTGACGGAAAACAGGTAGCTTGTGTTGCCAGTTCTGGTCGAACCGCATGAAGTGTTTCTCCCAGTGATTCCAGGCTGCCGACGGAATCAGGCAGTCGTTCCACTCGTTGTCTCCTGGAATGATGAAGAGTGGTGCTTTAGAAGTTTGAAGTATTCCGCTGACTCTTTCATAGATGTCGGAAGAGCAGGGCATGAACCCTCGTTTGATGTCCCCGACATGGACGACGAATGCCCCATCTTCCGGGAGATCGGCGATCTGTTGAGTCAGGATTTCATTTTCGCGAGGAGCATACGGAATATCACCCATCACGTAAAATGTGAGCAACTCGGGGCGATCGTTCACCTTTTGAGCGTAGGCCCGATTCGCTTGCGTCAGCAGGCAACTTAACAAACCAACGATCGCAATCAGAAAACGAAACGTGCTTTGGCGCATTGCTTTGGTCTTTCGATGAATTGTTAGAGTTGCTCTGGAACCCTGAATTTCAATTCTCAGAGACTCCGGAAATCTCTTCTTCACGAAGGATTCCGAAGAGGGAGGCCAGTCGAGTCAATCTTCGTTGGGGGACTTTGAAGGAAAAGCCGAGATGCCCAAGGCGACCCAGCCAATCAGAAAGAAGACTCCACCCAGCGGGGTGATCATGCCGAGTTTCGTTTGCCCGGTGAGAACCAAAACATACAGGCTTCCACTGAACAGAAGAATCCCCAACAGGAATGACCATCCGGCGATGTCTCGGCTGCGCCCTTCAATGGAAACCGGAACCAACGCCAGTGCAATGATGGCAAGTGCATGGTACATTTGGTATTCCGCGCCGGTTTTGAAGTCGGCGAGATATTTTTGAGTGGCGGGGATTTCGACTCCCATCACTTTTTTCGTTTGGTCTCCATACAGTTTGATTAATGGTTCCTCCAACCCGTGAGCAGCGAAGGCTCCAAAAATGACAGCGAGGAAACCCATGGCAGCGCCGACTCGCAACCAGAAAATAGATTCTTTGGACATTCTTTGACTCATTAATTTCAACGCCTCAGCTCAACAGACCAGATTTGTCGAACGCCGAATTTGGGAATTGGAATGACGCGAAGCGATCTTCGCAGTTCAGCTGAGATCGATAAGGGACATTGAATATGCGATCATTGGGCCAGTTTCTACTGGGTGAGTTGAATTGTAGCATTTTTCGAATTGGTGTCCGCCTTTTGCTTCATCGTGAAGAGTCGATGTTGTTGAGACAGTCATCTCCATCAACGGGGCGAACATTGCAAATGCTTTACTCAATTTCGATTCTTGCACCAAGGACTTTGACAAACTCTGCAATCCATGCAGGGTGAGCCGGCCAGGCTGGAGCGGTGACGAGGTTGCCATCGACGTGGGCGGCAGCGACGTCAATCTCTTTGTAGGTTCCGCCAGCGAGTGTCACTTCTGGTCCACAGGCTGGATAAGCTGTGCAGGTTCGTCCAGACAGTACGCCCGCTGCAGATAAAATTTGCAGCCCATGGCAAATCGCCGCAATCGGTTTGTTCGTCTCGGCAAAGTGTTGAACGATGCTCAACACCTTTTCATTGAGCCGTAAATACTCAGGTGCTCGACCACCGGGGACGACAAGTGCGTCGTAGTCGGCGGCGTTCACTTCGGAGAAAGTTGCATTGATTGTGAAATTGTGGCCCGGTTTTTCGCTGTAGGTTTGATCGCCTTCAAAGTCGTGAATCGCGGTGCGAACCTGCTCACCGGCCTGCTTCTCCGGGCAAACAGCATGGACGGTGTATCCCAGCATTTGCAGCATTTGGAACGGGACCATGATTTCGTAATCTTCAACGAAATCGCCAGCGAGTAATAGAATTTGCTTAGCCATATCAGGTCTTTTCGATCTCTTCTCTGAAAGCGTGAAGTTTTCAGTATCATAGCGCTCCCAAGATGGTCCGCAACATCCAGTCCAAATCATTTCTCATCTGGGAAACAGATCGTGAAGCGAACTCCAATGAAAGAGGCACTCCTGTGAGAGTTCAAGTCACCTGAAACGTGGGGAATCTGTTGATTGAGACTGTGATTATCAGGCGGTGGAATTGGAGGCCCTAATTCCAGAACCTCTTCGCGTCGCAGGTCTTCATTGGAAACAAGCCAGTCAAGCATTCGTTGATAGGACTGGGCATTCTTGAAAATTCCGCCATGATCGGCGTCTTTCCATGTTGTCTGAACAACATCGACTCCAAATCTGCGAGCGGAACTGACTGTCTCTTCCTGTTCCTTCCGCATGTAATCTTTCTCGCCCACAAAGTCCCAGACCGGAATTTTGGGGAAGTGGCGTAGTGACCACGGATGACACAGGCCTGCAATCACGACCGATTTTGAGAAAAGTTTCGGCTCATGGTACGGAAGTTCCCAAGCTGCTGATCCTCCCATACTGAATCCAATGACGGAACGCATCTTGGGATCAACTTGATACTGCCTGTCGATCTCGCGGACCAGCTCTCCGAGCATCTTCCAGTTCCAATTTTGAAATTGCCATCCCTCTTCTGAAGGTGGACAAATTGGGACAACGACGATTGCCGGTAAGTCCGTCAACCAACGCATTGAGTTCTTCAGCTTTTCCGGCTTCGGTGATCCACCCCCGTGCAAAAATAGAATCATTGGCCATTCACGTGCCGTGTCGTCTTTGTAACCTTTCGGAGTCGTCACGAAACATTGATACGTCAGCTTCGTGGTCAAGGTTTTCTCTAGAGTGATCTCTTGAGTCTCCTGAGCAAGCCCTCGTTGGCACACGACCAGCAGGAACGAAAGCAAGAACAATGTTTTCCCGAACCGTTTGAGCTTTCTGGGGAACGGTTGCATGTTGGGTTTTGTCATTTTTGTTCCTGGTGTGATGTTTGATTCTTTGGAAATATTCCGAGAAAGCTTAACGGATTTTGAAGGTTTCATCGTATCACACGTTACTGACGCAGAGCCAATCTTAATCATTGCGAACAGACTCATCGCGAGAACAGGCTCGTAGTGAACAGGCAAGAATATTGCGAAAGTAAGGTTCGCGAGCGAGGTCAGCGTTGAGGATGCTCTCGCAGGTTTCGATTCCCCCCCCCCCATAAAATTAAACGACCGATAGACCGATCTCGCATGCAAAGAGATTTCAAAATTGTCTCGGATTCAATCTGGACCGATCCCTGGTGGGGCTACGATCCTGAATCGGTCGGGGTCTGGGGAGAGATCTACCGGAGCTTTAATCTGTTCGAAGGGATGGCGTGGATGGTCTTTGCGGTGCTTGTGACGCGACGATATCTCCAACGAGGGAAGACTCGCTGGGAGATTGTGTATGCTGCGGCATTTCTGCTGTTCGGGCTGACAGACTTTCGTGAGGCGTATGTTCAGTCAGCTCCGCTCGTGCTGGTCAAAGGCGTCATTCTTGTCATACTCTTACAGTTGCGACGATATGTGATTCAGACCTATTCACCCACGAACAACTGGTATTAGAGCTGTTTGCTCTACCGTGTGCCCGTGAAGAGCGAGTTTCGTCAATCAAATTGCTGTTCGCCACGAGGCGGAACCTAAACACCAATTCAAAAGATGCTCAAATGACCTCTATGTTGAAATTCTTTCGATGGCAGAAGCCCTTCGCTTTCTTTCTCTTCGTCGGATGCTTCTCTCTCCAGATGACCACCAGTGTATTTTCTCAAGACGAAGTCCCCGAACGTCCACGACGAATTTATCTCGATGAGTTTCGTCCGACACCGGTTCTGAAAGTCAAGGAACACATTCTTGAGCAGGCAAAATTCCCTTGTGTGAACGTCCATTCCCATCCAGGAAGGCTTTCCGTTGAAGAGATCGACGAAATGGTGAAGACGATGGACGCTGCGAACATCGCTGTCAGTGTGAGCCTGGATGGCAAAGCGGGGCCGGAGTTTGCGGACCATTATCAGCTGCTTGCGAAACGGCATCCGAATCGATTCATTGTTTTTGTCCGCATGGATTACATCGGAGATGGAGCCCCGGATAAACCGGAGACTTGGGATGTCCACAAGCCGGGGTTTGGGGTGCGGATGGCGGACAAGCTGACCGAAGCAGTTCGACAGGGAGCACAGGGATTGAAGCTGCTGAAAACTCTTGGTCTCTACTTGAAAGACCTTGATGGGAACCTCATCAAGCCGGACGATCCTCGATTCGATCCGGTCTGGGAACGGGCAGCTGAGCTTAACATTCCGGTGTTGTGGCATTGTGCCGATCCCATTTCTTTTTTCAGCCCGACTGACGAGCGGAACGAACGCTGGGAAGAGTTGTATCGGCATCCCGAATGGAGTTTTTATGGCGAGCAGTTCCCGAGTCATCAGGAATTGATTGATGGCCGAAATCGAGTGATCGCCAAGCATCCAGAGACATCATTTATCTGTGCGCACATGGCAGACATCCCGGAAGACTTGACGAAGTTGGGGACGTATCTGGATCGATATCCTAACATGAATGTCGAAATCTCAGCTCGCGTTGCAGAGCTGGGCCGGCAACCTTACACCGCTCGGAAATTCTTCCTCAAATACCCTGATCGAATTCTCTTCGGGACCGATGGCGTCCCTCCGATGTCTGAATTGATTCCCCATTTTCGTTTTCTGGAAACCTTCGACGAAAACTTTCCGTATGAAGACAACCCATTTCCACCGCAAGGTCTTTGGAACATTTATGGCATCGGATTACCTGATGAAGTTCTAAAAAAGATCTATCATGAAAACGCTGAACGACTGATCCCAGGTGTGAAGGAAGCGATGAACCCCTGACATAGCACAGCCTGTGGGCTGCAGCCAAAGAGAGGCGATGTTCGCGTTCTGTCTCGTAACGGACAATCTCGCGATGGAACGGCAGCAAGAAACAGAATTGAAATTCAGGGACAGAACTGTCGTACAGTTTTTCGTAAACCAATCTGGTTTCGCCGGGGACTTCAAGTAGCTGACGTAGTGATCGATCTGTCAAAACTGTTCGCTTCTTCGACTTCACGACCGATGATTCTGAGTACCAGCCACTGCACAATGATTGCTGCGATGATGGAAATGTACGGGGAAATTCCCAATGCGATGGGTACGTAACCGAGGCAAATTGCAATCGTTGCCACGGTGAGAGAATATGGAAGTTGCGTACGGACATGTGAAAGGTGATCGCATCCGGTTGCTGCAGATGAAAGGACGGTCGTATCTGAAATAGGCGAACAGTGGTCACCGAAAATTGCACCACCAAGAATCGAGCCAATCGTTGCCAGCATCAGCGGGTGATTGCCAATTTCTTCAAACGGAATCGAAAGACCAAGCAGGAGTTGAAGTTCAATCGAAACCGCCAACGGAATCAACAGTCCCATTGTTCCATATGATGTTCCCGTGGCGAATGAAACGGCAGCTGCCAGAAGAAATGTGATCAATGGAAGCCAGCGTGGAGAAAGATGATCGCCGAGAGAGTCGACCAGATAGCCGGCGGTGTTGAGGTGTTCTGGATTGCAAACGGTTCCGATCGACCAGGCGAGTACCAGGACGACAACTGCTGGCAACATTTGCTGCATGCCATCAATTCCCATCTTCATCGTCTCCCCAAGTGAGCACGATCGAGAAATGACCACACTGAGAATCGCAGCGAAGACGGCCCCCGTCGAAGCAAGTAAAAGAGCGCGGCTGGATTCTTCGAAATCATGATAGAGTGCGATTCCCAGGCAGACACATAGCGTCACAAGCGGGATTAGAGCATGACGAATCATCGGCTTCGAACCATCTGTGAAATCTCCCTTCACAGAAGAAGTCGATTCATCATTGTCGTGTTGTCGGTCTTGCTCCGCTTTCAGCATTGGCCCAAAGTCGCGTCCCGTCCAGGCAATTTGCCCGACGAAGATCAGTGTCAGCAACGGGTACAGCCGATAGGGAATCGTCGCGATGAACGTTTGATAAATCTCACCCGTCGAGAGTCCCAGACTCTCATAGGCGGTGCGCATATATCCAAGTTCAACACCGACCCAGGTCGAAACCAGTGCCAGCCCCGCGACCGGAGCAGCTGTCGAATCGACGAGAAAGGCCAGCTTTTCACGAGAGATTTTCAATCGATCCATCATCGACCGCATCGTGCTGCCGACTAACAGCGTGTTGCCATAATCATCGAAGAAAATCATCAAGCCAAGCAGCCAGGTCATGAGTTGCCCATGCCGGCGATTTCTCACATAAACTGTCAGTCTCTCAACCAGTGCTTGCGTCCCACCGCTACCGGACATGATCCCGATCATGGCTCCCAGAAACATCGTGAACAGAATGATCTGCATGTTCCCGCGGCTTGCTAAGTTCGAAAGAATGAGCGGATCGATGACCTGAATCATGCCTGAAAATGGATTGGTGGCGAGCAGCATCATGCCAGCGAGTGAAGCGAGAAACAGTGCGCCAATCACTTCCTGCCACCAGATTGCCAGGATGATGGCAACAAGGGGAGGAATCAGACTGACCCAACCGGGACGAGTTTGGACGGGCGAAATGATAGCCGTAGCCTGTTCATTCGTTGCCACTGAAATACTGGAACCGGTGAGAACGAGTCGCTGATCTTTTTCAGGATTGCTTCGGACTTCCAGAACTCCAGCTTCAAACTCCGGTAGCGGAAGCTCACTTCCTCCCTCGGTCAGTTGAACTCCGTTGACCACAGCCTGTCGGTTGAATGCTGTGTCGATTTCACCATCTTTAGTCAAAGCAACGATCCGTAGACGCGGAATCGGAAGACCATTCAATTGAACCTTTGGTGATTCAACTCGAAACCGAGGGCTTTTGTTTGCGTCAGCTGCAAAGGTTGTTTGAGTTGAAAACAACGACAAAAAGAAGAGTGACAATAGAACGACTTGTGAGATCAGAATTGCTAAATTTCGTCGTTCATGAAGTTGGTGCATCAGTGATCCATATAGCAGCTGAGGCTTCGGCGTAGCTGGACTGCGAAGCCACGCGAATCGATCCGTACGATTTATACTGCAATCAGCCAGGCTACAACAACGCCATCTCTGTTGAGAAATTCATCTCTGTGCAGTCTCTCATCTGACTCCGATTCAACTCTCGTCTCTATGCACCT from Thalassoglobus polymorphus includes the following:
- a CDS encoding Na+/H+ antiporter NhaC family protein → MHQLHERRNLAILISQVVLLSLFFLSLFSTQTTFAADANKSPRFRVESPKVQLNGLPIPRLRIVALTKDGEIDTAFNRQAVVNGVQLTEGGSELPLPEFEAGVLEVRSNPEKDQRLVLTGSSISVATNEQATAIISPVQTRPGWVSLIPPLVAIILAIWWQEVIGALFLASLAGMMLLATNPFSGMIQVIDPLILSNLASRGNMQIILFTMFLGAMIGIMSGSGGTQALVERLTVYVRNRRHGQLMTWLLGLMIFFDDYGNTLLVGSTMRSMMDRLKISREKLAFLVDSTAAPVAGLALVSTWVGVELGYMRTAYESLGLSTGEIYQTFIATIPYRLYPLLTLIFVGQIAWTGRDFGPMLKAEQDRQHDNDESTSSVKGDFTDGSKPMIRHALIPLVTLCVCLGIALYHDFEESSRALLLASTGAVFAAILSVVISRSCSLGETMKMGIDGMQQMLPAVVVLVLAWSIGTVCNPEHLNTAGYLVDSLGDHLSPRWLPLITFLLAAAVSFATGTSYGTMGLLIPLAVSIELQLLLGLSIPFEEIGNHPLMLATIGSILGGAIFGDHCSPISDTTVLSSAATGCDHLSHVRTQLPYSLTVATIAICLGYVPIALGISPYISIIAAIIVQWLVLRIIGREVEEANSFDRSITTSAT